In the Quercus lobata isolate SW786 chromosome 5, ValleyOak3.0 Primary Assembly, whole genome shotgun sequence genome, one interval contains:
- the LOC115990909 gene encoding uncharacterized protein LOC115990909: MDQEFIDRLQNMQLTEEEGEVVHIRSTSREKNIEDCSLTLLGRFLTTRPYNQRAAKALLRTVWKLGNDLRIVDMGEGLFQFRFKLESQLTWVLNNGPWSFDNILLVLRRWERGMTTNSVIFSALPIWVQVWGLPFDLMNEEAGSENGKGLGHVVEVDKKTFLSDQAHFIRIRVELPLEKPIRRGGWVANPKGDQVRVGFKYERLVGLCYQCGRFGHEMKDCPSPGPTQQMARMYGEWLKAGVRRKESASNRTTSSPSMQQTTLETRSRTTTHVETADVTGIKSNYDSHRSIT, encoded by the coding sequence ATGGACCAAGAATTCATTGACCGATTACAAAACATGCAACTCACAGAGGAAGAAGGTGAAGTAGTGCACATTCGGTCCACCAGTAGAGAGAAAAACATTGAAGACTGTTCCCTCACCTTATTAGGCCGTTTTCTTACTACTCGTCCTTACAACCAGAGGGCAGCAAAAGCACTACTAAGGACGGTGTGGAAACTAGGGAATGATTTGCGAATAGTGGACATGGGAGAGGGGCTGTTTCAGTTTAGATTCAAACTTGAGAGCCAACTAACATGGGTATTGAACAACGGTCCATGGAGTTTCGACAATATCTTGTTAGTCCTCCGACGGTGGGAAAGGGGTATGACAACCAACTCAGTGATTTTTTCAGCTCTCCCTATATGGGTCCAAGTGTGGGGACTGCCGTTCGACTTGATGAACGAAGAGGCTGGCTCGGAAAACGGTAAAGGTTTGGGGCACGTTGTGGAGGTGGACAAGAAAACATTCCTATCCGACCAAGCGCACTTCATCAGGATCAGGGTCGAGCTTCCACTGGAGAAACCAATTCGGCGAGGAGGGTGGGTTGCTAACCCGAAGGGCGACCAAGTACGTGTGGGCTTTAAGTACGAGAGGTTGGTGGGGTTGTGCTACCAATGTGGGAGATTCGGCCATGAGATGAAGGACTGTCCATCTCCAGGACCCACACAGCAGATGGCGAGAATGTATGGGGAATGGTTGAAGGCTGGAGTACGGAGGAAGGAGAGTGCATCAAATCGGACAACCAGCAGCCCATCTATGCAACAAACGACGCTGGAGACAAGGAGCCGAACCACAACCCATGTGGAGACTGCTGACGTCACCGGCATTAAAAGCAATTATGACTCCCATAGGTCGATTACTTAG